In the genome of Hydractinia symbiolongicarpus strain clone_291-10 chromosome 5, HSymV2.1, whole genome shotgun sequence, one region contains:
- the LOC130645104 gene encoding D-glucuronyl C5-epimerase B-like codes for MWCKKLFRVANGKGMLWIVFLIVCIWVYVHHSSFLYTKTYGIRRNLSSTQMAVVTGYNRRPSVKLRDVDVKVNKLNLFVGKKIGDDLYVPFTFLRKFYEIGGDFVTVRPGVYAKPLEFSWSHTNSIINPYELNFKLYTTSGVYLSFDETDVAIRSRVKAISGEYEVPVTTQWDVRGYYYPIQIAQYGLSHLSKLYKDQQEYEERVIDLTSEESRKKFAVNEKEKLIVKIKMKKLTPFIVQVFADDGKKYTLRYNTEKTFVKRKTRIITYGLGMHLRKNTIVRDLNVDLVKGLSFIEGKKQGKTVNIKVVKLLTILFKHISYVEKLSLVQIDHLAKFTAAADWLVHFQDDVGGWRNNVSRTVIKGILNIKPGWYSAMGQGQAISLLCRVYSHTKDKKYLNAAVKATKVFNIPSEQNGVLAMLFGKYPWYEEYPTTPSLFVLNGFIYSLLGLYDLSKTIEDKEAERLFQQGFESLEKVLPVYDNGHGSFYDLRHFSVPGFSPNIARWQYHRVHLELLDAIVSITGSKSINSTLHRWINYAAGILARHN; via the exons ATGTGGTGTAAGAAGTTGTTTCGTGTAGCAAATGGAAAGGGTATGTTGTGGATTGTCTTCTTAATTGTGTGTATTTGGGTATATGTTCACCACTCCTCATTTCTATATACTAAAACATATGGAATAAGGCGTAATTTGTCATCAACACAAATGGCTGTCGTAACAGGATACAACCGTCGTCCAAGTGTAAAACTGAGAGATGTTGACGTAAAGGTTAACAAGTTAAATTTAtttgttggcaaaaaaattggaGATGATCTTTATGTACCATTTACATTTTTACGAAAGTTTTATGAAATTGGTGGTGATTTTGTTACAGTTAGGCCAGGTGTTTACGCTAAACCCCTGGAGTTTAGTTGGTCGCACACAAATAGTATTATTAACCCATATGAATTAAACTTTAAATTGTATACCACATCAGGTGTGTACTTGTCTTTTGATGAAACTGATGTTGCTATCAGAAGTCGTGTAAAGGCCATAAGTGGAGAATACGAAGTTCCAGTTACAACTCAATGGGATGTAAGAGGGTATTATTACCCAATCCAAATTGCTCAGTATGGGCTATCACATTTAAGCAAGCTGTACAAGGACCAACAAGAATATGAGGAGAGAGTAATTGACCTAACATCAG AggaatcaagaaaaaaatttgctgtAAACGAAAAGGAGAAGCttattgttaaaattaaaatgaagaaaCTCACACCCTTTATTGTGCAAGTTTTTGCTGATGATGGCAAAAAATATACATTGCGATACAATACAG aaaaaacatttgtgaaaagaaaaacaagaataatCACCTATGGTTTAGGAATGCACCTAAGAAAAAATACCATTGTTCGAGATTTAAATGTAGATTTAGTAAAGGGGCTATCATTCATTGAAggaaaaaaacaaggaaaaacaGTTAACATAAAAGTTGTTAAGCTTCTGACAATATTATTTAAACACATAAGTTACGTTGAAAAGTTATCACTGGTTCAAATAGATCATCTTGCAAAATTTACAGCTGCTGCTGACTGGCTTGTTCACTTTCAAGATGATGTTGGTGGGTGGAGAAATAATGTAAGTAGGACAGTGATCAAAGGTATTTTGAACATCAAACCAGGTTGGTACAGTGCCATGGGACAAGGACAAGCTATATCTTTGTTATGTAGAGTATACTCTCAtactaaagataaaaaatatttaaatgcagCTGTGAAAGCCACAAAAGTATTCAATATTCCATCAGAACAGAATGGTGTGCTTGCCATGCTATTTGGAAAATACCCATGGTATGAAGAGTACCCAACAACACCTTCACTCTTTGTTTTAAATGGctttatttattctttacttGGGCTATATGATCTTTCCAAAACAATCGAAGATAAAGAAGCAGAAAGGTTATTCCAACAAGGATTTGAATCCTTGGAAAAAGTATTGCCTGTCTATGATAATGGACATGGATCTTTTTATGACTTAAGACATTTTTCTGTTCCAGGCTTTTCACCTAATATTGCAAGGTGGCAATATCACCGAGTTCATTTAGAATTGCTAGATGCTATTGTTAGCATTACAGGTAGTAAGTCTATTAATAGTACTCTACATCGCTGGATTAATTATGCTGCTGGTATACTAGCTCGACATAACTGA